One window of the Candidatus Kinetoplastibacterium desouzaii TCC079E genome contains the following:
- the bamA gene encoding outer membrane protein assembly factor BamA has product MLFYIINLFRKLRRIFFLFLISLSSYSYSFEPFVLKNIIINGNFYTHQDYIIKLLPIKFGDVFYENNIKESINKLYETGCFADIKILVSNDVVNINLKENPIINSLDIIGVKSFDSNYFFNLFDEYSLLTGEFLNKSTLDRVVREIKKHYSTKGLNNVYVDYHIKNISDNLVKIDFFVKEPKCSKIKSIEIIGNQNFSKKEILNLFQSTSSGPLTWYTKTDNFIHDKIDNDIDNLKTFYMNLGYMDFSVLSKQINFSKDNSSIYVYIFIKEGQKYKVNDIQLIGNLNGLDKEIRNLINIKTGDTFSLDKLNSISRNIKELLGNYGYAFADVSILTKKEKLDCLTNIIFKVDLGVKTYINKVRIIGNSRTRDIVIRREMKQLESSLYNYKDIKLSKDRIEKLGFFGNVDFKLQQFSNSEDLIDIDVSIIEKPTGIANLSFGYGSSEKSILSASISEDNIFGSGTDLSLQLNKSKAGNNIVISYHDPYFTKNAISNVLSSYYKSNNPVDNNGNYKLRSMGIGANFGLPISDINKVFLGSSFENNKIILYKKSSSIYHRFVNDYGNRTNAIIFNSGWSQDTRDSILTPSCGMYTKLLFDLSTYNLRYLNFSAQHQHYFKIDNIVLALNGMFDYGFSYSNKKYPAIKNIYAGGIGTIRGYYPSSVGPKDLKTGEYLGGSVRMVANAQIYFPFPGGSRDKSLRCFIFSDLGKVFSDKKTIKHHNKSYNNYVYNCGWRSSVGIGLSWQSPLGLMNISYGIPINNSKEDNIQKLQFQIGTGF; this is encoded by the coding sequence ATGCTTTTTTATATAATTAATTTATTTAGAAAATTAAGAAGAATATTTTTTTTGTTTCTAATTAGTCTTTCAAGCTATAGTTATTCCTTCGAACCATTTGTATTAAAGAATATTATTATTAATGGAAATTTTTATACCCATCAAGATTATATAATTAAATTATTGCCAATTAAATTTGGTGATGTTTTTTATGAAAATAATATTAAAGAATCAATAAATAAGTTATACGAAACAGGTTGTTTTGCAGATATAAAGATTCTTGTAAGTAATGATGTAGTTAATATTAATCTCAAAGAAAATCCTATTATTAATTCTTTAGATATCATAGGAGTAAAATCATTTGACAGTAATTATTTCTTTAATTTATTTGATGAATATTCTTTGCTAACTGGAGAGTTTTTAAATAAATCAACTTTAGATAGAGTTGTTAGAGAAATCAAAAAACATTATTCAACAAAAGGTTTAAATAATGTTTATGTTGATTATCATATTAAAAATATATCTGATAATCTTGTTAAGATAGATTTTTTTGTAAAAGAACCTAAATGTTCTAAGATAAAATCTATAGAAATTATAGGAAATCAAAATTTTTCCAAAAAAGAAATACTTAATTTATTTCAATCTACATCATCTGGACCATTAACATGGTACACAAAAACTGATAATTTTATTCATGATAAGATTGATAATGATATTGATAACTTAAAAACATTTTATATGAATTTGGGTTATATGGATTTTTCTGTCTTGAGTAAGCAAATTAATTTTTCTAAAGATAATAGTTCTATATATGTATATATATTTATAAAAGAAGGTCAGAAGTATAAAGTTAATGATATTCAACTAATTGGCAATTTGAATGGTTTAGATAAAGAAATAAGAAATCTAATTAATATTAAAACTGGAGATACATTCTCATTAGATAAGTTAAATTCAATTTCTAGAAATATTAAAGAATTATTAGGAAATTATGGATATGCTTTTGCAGATGTTTCAATTCTTACAAAAAAAGAAAAGTTAGATTGTCTAACTAATATTATTTTTAAAGTAGATCTTGGAGTAAAAACTTATATAAACAAAGTTAGAATTATTGGTAATTCTCGAACTAGGGATATAGTTATAAGACGTGAGATGAAGCAATTAGAATCTTCTCTATATAATTATAAAGATATAAAATTATCCAAAGATCGTATAGAAAAATTAGGTTTTTTTGGTAATGTCGATTTTAAATTACAGCAATTTAGTAACTCGGAAGATTTAATAGATATAGATGTATCTATTATAGAAAAGCCAACAGGTATAGCAAATTTAAGTTTTGGTTATGGTTCTTCTGAAAAATCTATATTATCAGCAAGTATTAGTGAAGATAATATTTTTGGTAGTGGAACGGATTTATCATTGCAGTTGAATAAAAGTAAAGCTGGTAATAATATTGTCATTTCATATCATGATCCTTATTTTACTAAAAATGCTATTAGTAATGTATTATCTTCTTATTATAAATCTAATAATCCTGTAGATAACAATGGTAATTATAAATTAAGATCAATGGGTATAGGGGCTAATTTTGGTCTTCCTATTTCTGATATTAATAAGGTTTTCTTAGGTTCTTCATTTGAGAATAATAAAATAATTCTTTATAAAAAATCATCATCAATTTATCATAGATTTGTTAATGATTATGGTAATAGAACTAATGCTATAATATTTAATTCTGGATGGTCTCAAGATACTCGTGATTCTATATTGACACCAAGTTGTGGTATGTATACTAAGTTGTTATTTGATTTATCAACTTATAATTTGAGATATCTTAACTTTAGCGCTCAACATCAACATTATTTTAAAATTGATAATATTGTTTTGGCCTTAAATGGCATGTTTGACTATGGTTTTAGCTATAGCAATAAAAAATATCCAGCAATAAAGAATATTTATGCAGGAGGAATAGGAACAATTAGAGGTTATTATCCATCTTCTGTTGGTCCTAAAGATTTAAAAACTGGAGAGTATTTAGGTGGTTCTGTAAGAATGGTTGCTAATGCACAAATTTATTTTCCTTTTCCAGGCGGTAGTAGAGATAAATCTTTAAGATGTTTTATATTTAGTGATTTAGGAAAAGTTTTTTCTGATAAAAAAACAATAAAACATCATAATAAATCTTATAATAATTATGTTTATAATTGTGGGTGGCGTTCTTCAGTTGGTATTGGATTATCTTGGCAGTCACCTCTTGGTCTTATGAATATTTCTTACGGTATTCCCATAAATAACTCTAAGGAAGATAATATCCAAAAATTACAGTTTCAAATTGGGACTGGTTTTTAG
- the fabZ gene encoding 3-hydroxyacyl-ACP dehydratase FabZ, with product MNLNIREIMKRLPHRYPILLVDRVLEMIPGKSIVAIKNVSVNEPFFEGHFPHFPVMPGVLIIEALAQAAAIFSFALKNDDVGIDNNTAYYLIGVDNTRFRKPVIPGDQLRLEVSIDRLGNSVCKYKAKALVDNQIAAETNLMCAIRSLEN from the coding sequence ATGAATTTAAATATTAGAGAAATAATGAAACGTTTGCCTCATCGTTATCCTATCTTATTAGTTGATCGTGTTTTAGAAATGATACCAGGTAAGTCCATAGTGGCTATTAAAAATGTTTCTGTAAATGAACCTTTTTTTGAGGGTCACTTCCCTCATTTTCCTGTAATGCCAGGTGTTCTTATTATAGAGGCATTGGCTCAGGCTGCGGCAATTTTTTCTTTTGCTTTAAAGAATGATGATGTTGGTATTGATAATAATACTGCTTATTATTTAATTGGAGTAGATAATACTCGTTTTAGGAAACCTGTGATACCTGGAGATCAATTGCGGCTTGAGGTTTCTATCGATCGTTTAGGTAATTCAGTTTGCAAATATAAGGCTAAGGCTTTAGTTGACAATCAAATTGCAGCAGAGACAAATTTGATGTGTGCTATACGCAGTTTGGAAAACTAA
- the ppsR gene encoding posphoenolpyruvate synthetase regulatory kinase/phosphorylase PpsR: MNDTSKIERTVYLVSDGTGITVETFSNAVLSQFDKAYFQQIHLPFIDSIEKAQKSVIIINKNALETGYPPIIFSTLVNQEIMTLLKNSNCIFLDLFGTFVNHIEKAIGQKSNNSIGRSHMVSDSEKYRNRIDAINFCLAHDDGQFVNQLDKADVILIGISRCGKTPTSLYLAMQYAIKAANFPLTPDDFERNMLPSTIVPYKDKLFGLSIHPERLSEVRNERRPNSKYATIEQCRYEVMASEKMMRREGISWLSTTTKSIEEISTTVLQEIGLSRTLA, from the coding sequence ATGAATGATACAAGCAAAATAGAAAGAACAGTTTATCTAGTGTCAGATGGCACAGGTATCACAGTTGAAACATTTAGCAATGCTGTCTTGTCACAATTTGATAAAGCTTATTTTCAACAAATACATTTACCTTTCATAGACTCTATAGAAAAGGCTCAAAAATCTGTAATTATAATTAATAAAAATGCCCTTGAAACAGGTTATCCTCCTATAATATTTAGCACCTTAGTAAATCAAGAAATAATGACTTTACTAAAAAACTCAAACTGTATATTTTTAGATTTATTTGGAACATTTGTAAATCATATTGAAAAAGCTATAGGACAAAAATCTAACAACTCTATTGGTAGGTCTCATATGGTTTCAGACTCTGAAAAATATAGAAACCGTATAGATGCAATTAATTTTTGTTTGGCTCATGATGATGGTCAATTTGTTAATCAATTAGATAAAGCTGATGTAATATTAATTGGGATTTCTCGTTGTGGTAAAACACCAACTAGTCTATATTTAGCCATGCAATATGCTATAAAAGCAGCTAATTTTCCATTAACCCCAGATGATTTTGAAAGAAATATGTTGCCTTCTACTATAGTACCATACAAAGATAAATTATTCGGATTATCAATACATCCAGAAAGACTATCAGAAGTAAGAAATGAAAGAAGACCTAATAGTAAATACGCAACAATTGAACAATGTCGCTATGAAGTTATGGCATCTGAAAAAATGATGAGAAGAGAAGGTATATCATGGCTATCTACTACAACTAAATCAATAGAAGAAATATCGACCACAGTATTGCAGGAAATAGGTTTATCTAGAACATTAGCATAA
- the lpxD gene encoding UDP-3-O-(3-hydroxymyristoyl)glucosamine N-acyltransferase, producing the protein MPIILDEQNAVSITELLNSIKSDGINWSLKTNCKLDNILIRGISSLSSASFYDVSFFINNKYRKDLLSSNAGVVIVHENLYTEQINRDLKKIKCFIVSDNPYLLYSKIATWFDKIKSSGNDNLSYIDSSSHISPTADIAEGVRIGPFCVIGSNVKIGEGSIIEASSIISSGSIIGKNCKLFPRVTLYKDVLIGDNNILHTGVVLGADGFGYAIDKRNSNVSWSKIPQLGSVIIGNNVEIGANTTVDRGSLDNTLIENGVKIDNQVMIGHNVSIGEHTAIAACVGIAGSTFIGKRCTIGGAAMISGHLHISDDVHISGGTTIISNIIKSGKYTGIYPFSRHIEWQRNAPVISHLANLRRKIKFS; encoded by the coding sequence ATGCCTATTATTTTAGATGAACAAAACGCTGTATCTATTACTGAATTATTAAATTCTATTAAATCTGATGGTATCAATTGGTCTTTAAAGACTAATTGTAAACTGGATAATATTTTAATTAGAGGTATATCTAGCTTATCTTCAGCTTCTTTTTATGATGTTAGTTTTTTTATAAATAACAAGTATAGAAAGGATCTATTATCTAGTAATGCTGGTGTTGTTATAGTCCATGAGAATCTTTATACAGAACAAATAAACAGAGATTTAAAAAAAATTAAATGTTTTATTGTGTCTGACAATCCATATCTTTTGTATTCAAAAATTGCTACTTGGTTTGATAAAATTAAATCATCTGGTAATGATAATTTATCATATATAGATTCATCTTCACATATATCTCCTACTGCTGATATTGCAGAGGGAGTTAGAATAGGGCCTTTTTGTGTAATAGGTTCTAATGTAAAGATAGGTGAAGGTAGTATAATAGAAGCTTCTTCTATTATAAGTTCTGGATCTATTATAGGAAAGAATTGTAAATTATTTCCTAGAGTTACATTATATAAAGATGTTCTAATTGGTGATAATAATATTTTACATACAGGTGTTGTATTGGGTGCTGATGGGTTTGGATATGCCATAGACAAACGAAATAGTAATGTTTCATGGAGTAAAATTCCGCAATTAGGTAGTGTAATTATAGGAAATAATGTAGAGATAGGAGCTAATACTACAGTTGATAGAGGATCATTGGATAATACTCTTATAGAGAATGGTGTAAAAATAGATAATCAAGTGATGATAGGTCATAATGTTTCAATTGGTGAACATACAGCAATTGCAGCGTGTGTAGGTATAGCTGGTTCTACTTTTATTGGTAAAAGGTGCACTATAGGAGGTGCAGCTATGATATCTGGTCATTTACATATATCTGATGATGTGCATATATCTGGTGGTACAACTATTATATCTAATATTATTAAATCTGGTAAATATACTGGTATTTATCCTTTTTCTAGACATATAGAGTGGCAACGTAACGCTCCTGTTATATCTCATTTAGCTAATTTAAGAAGAAAAATAAAATTTTCATAA
- a CDS encoding phosphatidate cytidylyltransferase — MFELLKQRFITALLLLLILSFSLLSDNKGNFILLITFLVSMVFLEWTRMSIFMFVNNFILYFISFILFSCLFIFSNKILMYSDVFYILLFTVCAIWLLVATISIIYARRFCYIEKIFWSLFSIPACLSVWFSVVLFYVFYGSWFLLSLLIPVWIIDILGYFSGKLIGKVKLAPLVSPGKTIEGSLFGLFFAFLWFILSAYLPGSFACFILEKYSLFVSSVLFFVLCFSSIVGDLFESLLKRNYSLKDSSNFLPGHGGFFDRLDSIIPFLPIAIMISGVIG; from the coding sequence ATGTTTGAATTATTAAAACAGAGATTTATAACTGCCTTATTGCTATTACTTATATTATCTTTCTCTTTACTATCTGATAATAAAGGTAATTTTATTTTATTAATTACATTTCTTGTATCCATGGTTTTTTTAGAATGGACCAGAATGTCAATTTTTATGTTTGTTAATAATTTTATTTTGTATTTTATATCATTTATATTATTTTCTTGTTTGTTTATTTTTTCTAATAAAATACTTATGTATAGTGATGTATTTTATATATTGTTATTTACAGTTTGTGCTATATGGTTGTTAGTGGCTACTATTTCTATAATATATGCTCGTAGGTTTTGCTATATTGAAAAGATATTCTGGTCATTGTTTTCTATACCTGCATGTCTTTCTGTTTGGTTTTCTGTTGTGTTATTTTATGTTTTTTATGGAAGTTGGTTTTTATTATCTTTATTGATACCAGTATGGATTATAGATATATTGGGTTATTTTTCAGGTAAATTAATAGGTAAAGTTAAATTAGCTCCATTAGTTAGTCCAGGTAAAACCATAGAAGGATCTTTATTTGGATTATTTTTTGCATTCTTATGGTTTATATTAAGTGCTTATTTACCTGGAAGTTTTGCTTGTTTTATTTTAGAAAAATATTCTTTATTTGTGTCTTCGGTTCTGTTTTTTGTATTATGTTTCTCTTCTATAGTTGGAGATCTTTTTGAATCTTTATTAAAGCGCAATTATAGTTTAAAAGATTCTAGTAATTTTCTTCCTGGTCATGGTGGTTTTTTTGATAGATTAGATTCTATTATTCCTTTTTTACCTATTGCTATAATGATTTCTGGTGTAATAGGGTGA
- the rnhB gene encoding ribonuclease HII produces MKIVLDYNICTAGVDEAGRGSLAGPVYAAAVILDHENPIYGLADSKTLSKKKRESLALIIKEKSLSWSVASASIEEIDNLNILQATLLAMQRAVTGLRIQPEMALIDGNISPLLRCKTQTIIKGDKFVPSISAASILAKTERDKKMVQLSTEYPQYLFDKNNGYCTSEHLKLIELNGPCLAHRRSFAPIKYIL; encoded by the coding sequence ATGAAAATAGTTTTAGATTATAATATTTGCACAGCTGGAGTTGATGAAGCAGGTAGGGGCTCATTGGCTGGTCCAGTTTATGCTGCAGCAGTAATATTAGATCATGAGAATCCAATTTATGGATTAGCTGATTCAAAAACACTAAGCAAAAAGAAAAGAGAGTCTTTGGCTCTCATTATTAAGGAGAAATCTCTTTCTTGGTCTGTAGCGAGTGCTAGCATCGAAGAAATAGATAATTTAAATATATTACAAGCTACTCTTTTGGCGATGCAAAGAGCAGTGACTGGTTTGAGAATTCAACCTGAAATGGCTTTAATAGATGGTAATATATCACCTTTATTAAGGTGTAAAACACAAACTATAATTAAAGGTGATAAATTCGTACCATCTATTTCTGCCGCATCTATTTTAGCTAAAACAGAAAGAGATAAAAAAATGGTGCAGTTAAGTACCGAATATCCACAATATTTATTTGATAAGAACAATGGATATTGTACTTCTGAACATTTAAAATTAATCGAACTTAATGGTCCATGTTTAGCACATAGAAGAAGTTTTGCTCCTATAAAATATATACTATGA
- the lpxA gene encoding acyl-ACP--UDP-N-acetylglucosamine O-acyltransferase has product MQKNINIHPTAVVDLSAQIDSSVIIGPYSIIGSNVSIDSGTVVGPHCCIDGNTKIGKDNVFYRFCSIGSLPQDKKYNGEKTELIIGSRNTIREFTTFNIGTIQGESKTILGNDNWIMAYVHIAHDCKVGDNVILANAVQLGGHVKVGDWAIIGGLSGVHQFSKIGNHTMIGGNSAIKQDVPPFVLCSGNPSRPIGINIEGLKRRGFSAKIISEIKTAYKIIYRRGLSLNEARSYLISYEKKSKESSECIQLIVDFLENSDRSIVR; this is encoded by the coding sequence ATGCAAAAGAATATAAATATACATCCAACAGCTGTTGTTGATTTATCTGCACAAATTGATAGTTCAGTAATTATTGGTCCGTATAGTATAATAGGAAGTAATGTATCTATAGATTCTGGAACAGTAGTTGGTCCTCATTGTTGTATTGATGGCAATACTAAAATAGGTAAGGATAATGTGTTTTATAGATTTTGTTCTATCGGGTCTTTGCCTCAGGATAAGAAATATAATGGAGAAAAGACAGAATTAATTATAGGTTCTCGTAATACTATTAGAGAGTTTACAACATTTAATATAGGGACTATTCAAGGAGAATCCAAAACAATATTAGGTAATGATAATTGGATTATGGCCTATGTTCATATTGCTCATGATTGTAAAGTAGGTGATAACGTTATTTTAGCAAATGCTGTTCAGTTAGGAGGGCATGTTAAAGTTGGTGATTGGGCTATAATAGGTGGTCTCAGTGGGGTTCATCAATTTTCAAAAATAGGTAATCATACAATGATTGGTGGTAATAGTGCTATTAAACAAGATGTTCCGCCTTTTGTGTTATGTTCAGGTAATCCTTCTCGTCCAATAGGAATTAATATTGAAGGGTTAAAGCGTAGAGGGTTTTCAGCGAAAATAATTTCTGAAATTAAAACAGCATATAAAATTATTTATCGTAGAGGTTTATCTTTAAATGAGGCTCGTTCATATTTAATTTCTTATGAAAAAAAATCTAAAGAGAGTTCTGAGTGTATACAGTTGATTGTAGATTTTTTAGAAAACTCTGATCGTAGTATAGTAAGGTAA
- the uppS gene encoding polyprenyl diphosphate synthase, translating to MSINLELPKHIAIVMDGNGRWASSKFLPRSSGHLKGLRSLISIVNKCKDIGVSYLTLFAFSSENWKRPAEEVSSLMNLFVNVLEKEINYLVTEGICLHVIGDITAFDSYLQSLIKIAVSKTSANNKLHLTIAANYGGRWDILQAVRSILDQNNSSILSNCDNDYDLFVSYLSMSWAPDPDLFIRTGGESRLSNFLIWQLAYSELYFTDVYWPDFNTIELEKAIKWYKSRERRFGKTSEQLLDGCKG from the coding sequence ATGTCAATTAACTTAGAACTGCCAAAACATATTGCTATTGTTATGGATGGTAATGGTCGTTGGGCTAGTAGTAAATTTTTACCAAGAAGTTCTGGTCATTTAAAAGGTCTTCGATCACTTATTAGTATAGTAAATAAGTGTAAAGATATTGGTGTTAGTTATTTGACATTATTTGCTTTTAGTTCTGAAAATTGGAAGAGACCAGCAGAAGAAGTTTCTAGTTTAATGAATTTGTTTGTTAATGTTTTAGAAAAAGAAATTAATTATTTAGTCACAGAAGGTATTTGTTTACATGTGATAGGTGATATAACAGCCTTTGATTCTTATCTTCAGAGCCTAATAAAGATAGCAGTGTCTAAAACATCTGCCAATAATAAATTACATCTTACTATTGCAGCTAATTATGGTGGTCGTTGGGATATATTACAAGCTGTTAGATCTATTTTAGATCAAAATAATTCTTCTATATTATCTAATTGTGATAATGATTATGATTTATTTGTTAGTTATCTCTCTATGTCATGGGCTCCTGATCCAGATCTTTTTATAAGAACTGGAGGAGAGAGTCGTCTATCTAATTTTTTGATATGGCAACTTGCATATTCTGAATTGTATTTTACTGATGTGTATTGGCCTGATTTTAACACAATAGAATTAGAGAAAGCAATTAAATGGTATAAAAGTAGAGAAAGAAGATTTGGTAAAACTAGTGAACAATTATTAGATGGGTGTAAAGGTTAA
- a CDS encoding OmpH family outer membrane protein — translation MFYNLFYLKVAQIRFYFSCFFAIFLLFAPFNVYSNIKIGFVNTESILKDSNPGKNAQLKIELEFKKREEELRSLESELRLGINQLEKDSLVLSEKDKMNKQRDLSKIDIDLQRKRQAFQEDFNRRRNEEFSAVVLLANECIKRIAEQDNYDIIFEDAVAVSPRIDITEEIINILNG, via the coding sequence ATGTTCTACAATTTATTTTATTTAAAAGTTGCACAAATTAGATTTTATTTTTCTTGTTTTTTTGCAATCTTTTTATTATTTGCTCCTTTTAATGTTTACTCAAACATAAAAATTGGTTTTGTAAATACTGAGAGTATTTTAAAAGATTCTAATCCAGGTAAAAATGCTCAACTAAAAATTGAATTAGAATTCAAGAAACGTGAAGAAGAATTACGTTCTTTAGAATCAGAATTACGTTTAGGAATTAATCAACTTGAAAAAGATTCTTTAGTTTTATCAGAAAAAGATAAGATGAATAAACAAAGAGATTTAAGTAAGATAGATATTGATCTTCAACGTAAACGTCAGGCTTTTCAAGAGGATTTTAATAGACGAAGGAATGAAGAATTTTCTGCAGTTGTTTTATTGGCTAACGAATGTATAAAAAGAATAGCAGAACAAGATAATTACGATATTATTTTTGAAGATGCAGTAGCTGTTAGTCCTCGTATTGATATAACAGAAGAAATTATTAATATTTTGAATGGGTAA
- the lpxB gene encoding lipid-A-disaccharide synthase has translation MTLRIGIVTGEPSGDLLAKQIVSGLNNYFENAIYEGIGGIELASVEFNSLYPMDSLSVFGYVDAILDFPKIFGIYRNIRKRWLIDKPSIFLGIDLPDFNLRLERDLKKNNIPTIHFVSPSIWAWRYDRLRMIREAVSHMLVVFPFEKKIYMREGIPATYVGHPLAQSIPLKSSKKLAREFLDIDQNIQLISILPGSRSSEIRNLAPLFLQTAQILNKIHPQMYFIVPMANELRRKEFEEILSYYPVSNLKCFSRRDFLNYKNLQKPISWYAMEASDAVLLASGTATLEAALFKKPMVISYVVSPLVRHIMSWHSGQKEPYLPWIGLPNILSGCFVVPEFLQEKATPKSLAEALLNVLIDEGYKEYIVKTFTKMHLELMLDTPKLVAETIIDILDNG, from the coding sequence ATGACATTGCGTATTGGTATTGTTACAGGAGAACCATCTGGTGATTTACTAGCCAAACAAATAGTTTCAGGTTTAAATAACTATTTTGAAAATGCTATTTATGAAGGTATAGGAGGGATAGAACTAGCTAGTGTAGAATTTAATTCTTTATATCCTATGGATAGTTTGTCTGTTTTTGGTTATGTAGATGCTATTTTGGATTTTCCTAAAATATTTGGTATATATAGAAATATTCGAAAAAGATGGCTTATAGATAAACCTTCTATATTTTTAGGTATAGATTTGCCTGATTTTAATTTACGTTTAGAACGTGATCTTAAAAAAAATAATATACCTACAATTCATTTTGTAAGTCCATCTATATGGGCATGGAGATATGATAGATTAAGAATGATAAGGGAAGCTGTCTCTCATATGTTAGTTGTTTTTCCTTTTGAAAAAAAAATATATATGAGAGAAGGTATTCCAGCTACTTATGTTGGTCACCCATTAGCACAATCTATACCATTGAAATCTTCAAAAAAATTGGCTCGTGAATTTTTAGATATTGATCAAAATATACAATTAATTTCTATATTACCTGGAAGTAGATCATCTGAAATAAGAAACCTTGCACCTTTATTTCTACAAACTGCCCAGATTCTAAATAAAATTCACCCACAAATGTATTTTATAGTACCAATGGCAAATGAGTTAAGGCGTAAAGAGTTTGAAGAGATATTATCATATTATCCTGTGTCTAATCTTAAGTGTTTTAGTAGAAGAGATTTTCTTAATTATAAGAATCTTCAAAAACCTATTTCTTGGTATGCAATGGAAGCTAGTGATGCAGTTTTACTAGCTAGTGGAACAGCTACTTTAGAAGCTGCATTATTTAAGAAACCTATGGTGATTTCTTATGTTGTTTCTCCTTTAGTGAGGCACATTATGTCATGGCATTCAGGTCAAAAAGAGCCATATTTACCTTGGATAGGTCTTCCTAATATTTTATCTGGTTGTTTTGTGGTTCCTGAATTTCTTCAAGAAAAAGCAACTCCAAAATCACTAGCTGAGGCTTTATTAAATGTTTTAATAGATGAAGGTTATAAAGAATATATAGTTAAAACTTTTACAAAAATGCATTTAGAGTTAATGTTGGATACTCCGAAATTAGTTGCTGAAACTATTATAGATATTTTAGATAACGGTTAA